The following are from one region of the Sorghum bicolor cultivar BTx623 chromosome 2, Sorghum_bicolor_NCBIv3, whole genome shotgun sequence genome:
- the LOC8077236 gene encoding RING-H2 finger protein ATL80 — protein sequence MRDLQAGTVVEHLAGVAAAATAPSSASAGGGVHTDTFLILAAVLCFLLCVVGLAFVARCSRLCNPSSYSVDADDAAAAMPAEAGAAPQCKGIEKDALEKLPTVPFEAAGHDDVDERPECAICLAEFARGDEVRVLPPCGHAFHAACVDTWLLCTSTCPSCRTALVVAQQQAPPASADDLLQCGCASAQASAGPAEFPVTLAAVVVVVERGPCRTSVP from the coding sequence ATGCGGGACCTGCAGGCCGGTACCGTCGTCGAGCACCTGGCCGGGGTGGCCGCCGCGGCCACGGcgccgtcgtcggcgtcggcggggGGCGGCGTCCACACGGACACGTTCCTCATCCTCGCGGCCGTGCTCTGCTTCCTGCTCTGCGTCGTGGGGCTCGCCTtcgtcgcgcggtgctcgcGGCTGTGCAACCCGTCGTCCTACTCCGTGGACGCcgacgacgcggcggcggcAATGCCGGCGGAAGCGGGGGCGGCGCCGCAGTGCAAGGGGATCGAGAAGGACGCGCTGGAGAAGCTGCCGACCGTGCCGTTCGAGGCGGCCGGCCACGACGATGTCGATGAGCGGCCCGAGTGCGCCATCTGCCTCGCGGAGTTCGCGCGCGGGGACGAGGTCCGCGTGCTCCCGCCGTGCGGCCACGCCTTCCACGCGGCCTGCGTCGACACCTGGCTCCTCTGCACCTCCACGTGCCCATCCTGCCGCACCGCCCTCGTGGTGGCGCAGCAGCAGGCGCCGCCGGCGTCCGCGGATGATCTTCTGCAGTGCGGCTGCGCGTCGGCGCAGGCCTCGGCGGGGCCAGCGGAGTTCCCCGTCAccctcgccgccgtcgtcgtcgtcgtcgagcgcGGACCGTGCCGAACGTCGGTACCGTAG
- the LOC110433114 gene encoding uncharacterized protein LOC110433114 — protein sequence MHASRIPANCYCFQGMIITTGVERRESLGRSRAVMQRRRARACRVLNLNLNLNGTAGDNLVYGCRYPSRALLFLSCRRCAVASMGAWWCSVGDPGPRGGAACAPARHTTNVLGCQPPACHVQDAAGKVWRAAGSPKLLKAPHLVVDDLRKLNRTTEAIIFRLTIHP from the exons ATGCATGCATCCCGCATACCTGCTAATTGCTATTGCTTTCAAGGGATGATTATTACCACCGGTGTGGAGAGACGGGAGAGCCTCGGCCGCTCGCGCGCGGTGATGCAACGACGACGCGCGCGCGCCTGTCGTGTCCTCAACCTGAACCTGAACCTGAACGGGACCGCCGGCGACAACCTAGTATATGGCTGTAGGTATCCTTCTCGTGCCCTCCTGTTCCTGTCCTGCCGCCGGTGCGCCGTCGCATCGATGGGTGCCTGGTGGTGCTCCGTTGGTGATCCGGGTccccgcggcggcgcggcgtgTGCACCGGCGCGCCATACCACGAATGTTTTGGGATGCCAGCCACCCGCTTGTCACGTCCAAGATGCGGCAGGCAAAGTGTGGCGCGCCGCAGGTTCACCGAAACTTTTAAAGGCGCCGCATCTTGTG GTTGATGATCTGAGGAAGTTGAACAGAACTACAGAAGCTATAATTTTTCGCTTGACCATCCATCCGTGA
- the LOC110432867 gene encoding protein PIN-LIKES 7-like, producing the protein MGFFSLFLVASMPVVQVLLIGAIGAFLASGFSNVLTTSARRDMNKVVFTVFTPCLMFASLAKTVTLADVISWWFMPVNIGITFIIGGTLGWIACNILKPPQHFRGLIMAFCSAGNLGNLLLIIVPAVCDEDGSPFGKDPSICRSRGLSYSSLSMALGGIYIWTHTYSLMQKSGKLYHKMHSKSIQCPADSDEEHSSDYPDEEAPLPTSVKPGDHEHGEENQMEAPLLSCESEVADKGFWTNLKDAVHQFIEELMAPPTISAIIGFVVGLVPWLKSLIIGDGAPFKVIQDSLQLMGNGAIPCITLILGGNLTQGLRKSGLKRRVIVTILCIRFVLLPLIGIAVVHAAYGLGFLSRDPLYRYVLMVQFAVPPAMNIGTMAQLFDVGQEECSVIFLWTYLVAAVALTTWSTIFMSILS; encoded by the exons atgggattcttctcattGTTTCTTGTGGCTTCGATGCCAGTCGTCCAGGTCCTGCTCATAGGTGCCATTGGAGCTTTCCTGGCCTCTGGTTTCAGCAACGTTCTGACGACCAGTGCTCGAAGGGATATGAACAAG GTTGTTTTTACTGTATTCACCCCATGTTTGATGTTCGCCAGCCTCGCGAAGACGGTCACGCTCGCAGACGTCATTTCTTG GTGGTTTATGCCGGTTAACATAGGGATCACGTTCATTATTGGTGGCACTCTGGGTTGGATAGCATGCAACATCTTGAAGCCACCACAGCACTTTAGGGGATTGATCATGGCCTTCTGCTCAGCAG GGAACCTTGGAAACCTGCTACTGATAATTGTCCCGGCTGTATGCGACGAAGACGGGAGCCCCTTTGGGAAAGATCCAAGCATTTGCCGCTCACGTGGTCTCTCCTACTCGTCCTTGTCCATGGCT CTGGGTGGCATTTACATATGGACACACACGTACAGCCTCATGCAGAAGTCAGGCAAGCTGTATCACAAGATGCATTCCAAAAGCATCCAATGCCCAgccgacagcgacgaggagcaTTCATCTGACTACCCTGACGAGGAGGCACCTCTTCCGACGTCAGTTAAGCCTGGCGATCACGAGCACGGGGAAGAAAACCAAATG GAGGCCCCTCTCTTGTCCTGTGAGAGCGAGGTCGCTGACAAGGGGTTCTGGACGAATCTGAAGGACGCTGTCCACCAGTTCATCGAGGAGCTGATGGCGCCACCCACCATATCCGCA ATAATTGGGTTTGTTGTTGGCCTGGTCCCATGGCTAAAATCCCTAATCATCGGCGACGGAGCTCCTTTTAAAGTTATACAGGATTCCCTCCAGCTGATGGG TAATGGCGCGATTCCTTGCATCACCCTCATCCTAGGTGGAAACCTGACTCAAG GGCTTCGGAAGTCGGGGCTGAAGCGTAGGGTGATCGTCACAATCCTGTGCATCCGCTTCGTGCTCCTCCCGCTGATCGGCATCGCCGTCGTCCACGCCGCCTACGGGCTCGGGTTCCTGTCCCGTGACCCTCTGTACCGCTACGTGCTCATGGTGCAGTTCGCCGTGCCTCCGGCGATGAACATCG GAACCATGGCTCAGCTGTTCGACGTTGGCCAAGAGGAGTGCTCCGTGATCTTCCTCTGGACGTACCTCGTTGCCGCGGTTGCGCTGACGACGTGGTCGACGATCTTCATGTCCATTCTGTCTTGA